In one window of Nitrospirota bacterium DNA:
- the hemH gene encoding ferrochelatase produces MKKTGVILLNLGGPDSPGAVRPFLYNLFSDRDIIPLGPAFMQKPLAWLISGLRAKRTKEAYAQIGGASSILRITGQQADTLREALRGEGDFSVYVGMRYWHPFIEDSVRQACKDGIRRLIGLSLYPHYSRATTGSTREQFGRAAGKFGLESTFISSWYDHPLYIDALVETIRMELKGHETDGVHLLFSAHSLPVSFIEEGDPYVNEIKGTVKAVIRRLRTGMPVVPPYHISYQSKSGPVKWLEPSTDEVIVELAGKGVRRIVVVPVSFVSDHMETLYEIDILYRGLAEKHGMELGRVESLNTRPLFISTLKDLVHRASEGFQ; encoded by the coding sequence ATGAAGAAGACAGGTGTTATTCTGCTTAACCTTGGCGGGCCCGACAGTCCGGGGGCTGTCAGACCCTTCCTTTACAATCTCTTTTCAGACAGGGATATTATTCCACTTGGCCCGGCCTTTATGCAGAAACCCCTTGCGTGGCTCATATCCGGACTCAGGGCAAAAAGGACGAAAGAGGCATATGCGCAGATAGGTGGTGCATCTTCTATTCTGAGAATTACCGGGCAGCAGGCTGATACACTACGGGAGGCGCTCAGGGGTGAGGGGGATTTCAGCGTATACGTTGGTATGCGATACTGGCATCCCTTTATTGAAGATTCAGTCAGGCAGGCCTGCAAAGACGGTATCAGGCGACTCATCGGCCTCAGTCTCTACCCCCATTACTCAAGGGCAACCACCGGCTCTACAAGAGAGCAATTTGGCAGGGCGGCCGGAAAGTTCGGATTAGAATCCACGTTCATAAGCTCATGGTATGACCATCCACTTTACATTGACGCTCTGGTGGAGACTATAAGGATGGAACTGAAGGGGCATGAGACGGACGGAGTGCACTTGCTTTTCAGCGCTCACAGCCTGCCGGTGAGTTTTATTGAGGAGGGAGATCCGTATGTAAATGAGATTAAAGGGACTGTGAAGGCTGTTATCAGGAGACTGAGGACCGGGATGCCGGTTGTCCCACCGTATCACATCAGTTATCAGAGTAAAAGCGGACCCGTTAAATGGCTGGAACCGTCAACTGATGAGGTTATTGTTGAGCTTGCTGGGAAGGGCGTCAGGAGGATAGTGGTTGTGCCCGTTAGTTTCGTCTCGGACCACATGGAGACACTCTACGAGATAGATATCCTTTACAGGGGCTTGGCGGAAAAACACGGGATGGAGCTTGGGAGGGTGGAGTCGTTAAATACCCGTCCGCTATTCATATCAACGCTGAAAGACCTTGTGCACAGGGCATCAGAGGGTTTTCAATGA
- a CDS encoding TrkA family potassium uptake protein, with protein sequence MKRNRLVIIGLGRIGRELLKKLPRDFEITCIDLNPDLQERARKLRGDEVRFIAGDATSRLVLEDAGVEDADVVIITTTTEKVNVEVARLLKEHFSTKRVISVGVTQENIEALEGLGVEVENIYTASATGIRNRIERKSRAAHAIGLGKNEILEVEVHPNSRLANKPIGALAPIRWRIGIIYRDGNIIMPRKDRVLKPRDKVIILGDPAVLKTVSEILTFSFQRFPLEYGSTAVAYLSGKEDEGFFNELEYLFSVFPLDKIIFIYTKKAAARSGKFREFISGKSFKNIEERETVLSTYNAIQGVISEERGEYGLIVLSKDLLVSPDFRKRRLLNSLASIAVCPILLSAGTFPYEKVVVPCVEGIDVQRVMDTAFEISSSLNNEITALLVEPSGYISTEEEVKDFEEMKKNISDMALVYKSSVKAPVLKGNPVKAVAGVLKDYDLLIVDTGGWKTRRWFSLMLNPDVVWHIVNRSPISTLLIPPVEESL encoded by the coding sequence ATGAAACGTAACAGGCTTGTAATTATCGGCCTTGGCCGTATAGGCCGGGAGCTGCTGAAAAAACTTCCAAGAGACTTTGAAATAACATGTATTGACTTGAATCCCGACCTTCAGGAGAGGGCAAGGAAACTAAGGGGAGATGAAGTCAGGTTTATAGCCGGAGATGCCACCAGCAGACTGGTCCTTGAGGATGCAGGTGTGGAAGATGCTGATGTAGTGATAATTACCACTACTACTGAAAAGGTTAATGTAGAGGTTGCCCGTCTCCTGAAAGAGCATTTCAGTACAAAGAGGGTCATCTCGGTTGGTGTAACACAGGAGAATATCGAGGCACTTGAGGGGCTTGGAGTGGAGGTGGAGAACATCTATACTGCCAGCGCTACCGGGATACGGAACAGGATTGAACGGAAATCAAGGGCAGCTCATGCCATCGGCCTTGGCAAAAACGAAATACTGGAGGTTGAGGTCCATCCGAACTCCAGGCTTGCCAACAAGCCCATTGGTGCACTTGCACCTATCAGATGGCGCATAGGGATTATATACAGGGATGGAAATATTATTATGCCAAGGAAAGACAGGGTGCTGAAACCCAGGGACAAGGTGATCATACTCGGAGACCCGGCAGTCTTAAAGACCGTTTCTGAAATACTTACCTTTAGTTTCCAGCGTTTTCCCCTTGAATATGGTTCTACCGCCGTTGCCTATCTGAGCGGAAAGGAGGATGAGGGATTTTTCAATGAGCTTGAATATCTCTTTTCCGTCTTCCCTCTGGATAAAATAATCTTTATCTATACAAAAAAGGCAGCGGCGAGGTCCGGGAAGTTTAGGGAGTTTATCAGTGGAAAGAGTTTTAAAAACATTGAGGAGAGGGAGACGGTTCTCTCTACGTACAATGCAATACAGGGTGTGATATCGGAAGAAAGGGGTGAGTACGGGCTCATTGTGTTGTCAAAGGATCTGCTTGTTTCTCCGGATTTCAGAAAAAGGCGCCTTCTGAACAGCCTTGCCTCAATTGCTGTCTGCCCGATCCTTCTTTCAGCCGGTACATTTCCATATGAGAAGGTTGTTGTTCCCTGTGTTGAGGGGATAGATGTTCAGCGTGTAATGGATACTGCTTTTGAGATATCCTCGTCCTTGAACAATGAGATAACAGCACTGCTTGTTGAGCCGTCAGGTTATATATCTACCGAGGAAGAGGTTAAGGATTTTGAGGAGATGAAGAAGAATATCTCTGATATGGCCCTTGTATACAAGTCGAGTGTTAAAGCTCCTGTTCTTAAAGGGAACCCTGTCAAGGCGGTAGCCGGGGTTTTGAAGGATTATGACCTCCTGATTGTTGACACCGGAGGCTGGAAGACCCGGCGATGGTTTTCATTAATGCTGAACCCGGATGTGGTATGGCATATCGTTAACAGGTCCCCGATCTCCACACTGCTGATCCCGCCGGTAGAGGAGTCTTTGTAA
- a CDS encoding cation:proton antiporter, whose translation MGEQLLIMFVVIGGAAVIPFFARKFMLPSAALEIIYGIVLFSVFLSGKPEWFSLLKDIGFIYLMFIAGMELDIRGLMRQGRFFWYVLISALSLLLTPLVFIQMGYSFYIGIAVSVVSAGIIIPVLKESGMIRTDIGQDVIGVALTGELLSIVVLTGIDIYHRLGLTVMAGVEGLKLLLLLGVAAVFLRILYVIAWWHPERIENVMESNDPVEEGIRAVISIAFAGALIAYGSGVEPILGSFMAGLIFSYVFKSKGRFEDKINAVGFGFFTPFFFIGVGADFDPGLLKSLQGISFSLFLTLMVFVSNAFPLFLARFMGLGSLEALGMSLILSAPLSMIVVAGTLGVRMGLLTPEMNGSLILTAIISSIIYPSLFRAVSRRMSPSPKPLQPM comes from the coding sequence ATGGGTGAACAACTCCTTATAATGTTTGTGGTTATTGGCGGCGCAGCCGTTATACCCTTTTTTGCCAGAAAGTTTATGCTGCCCTCTGCAGCACTGGAGATAATCTATGGCATTGTCCTCTTCAGCGTTTTTTTATCCGGGAAACCCGAGTGGTTTTCCCTGCTGAAGGATATAGGGTTTATATATCTGATGTTTATTGCCGGGATGGAGCTTGATATAAGAGGTCTTATGAGGCAGGGAAGGTTCTTCTGGTATGTCCTCATCTCGGCCCTCTCCCTGCTCTTAACCCCGCTTGTATTTATTCAGATGGGTTACTCTTTTTATATCGGAATAGCCGTCTCTGTAGTATCTGCAGGGATTATCATACCCGTGCTTAAGGAGTCGGGGATGATAAGGACGGATATTGGTCAGGATGTCATAGGGGTGGCCCTTACGGGAGAGCTACTGTCCATAGTGGTACTGACGGGTATTGATATATATCACCGTCTGGGTCTGACGGTTATGGCAGGAGTGGAGGGGCTTAAGCTTCTGTTACTTCTGGGTGTGGCAGCAGTTTTTCTCAGAATACTTTATGTTATTGCCTGGTGGCATCCCGAGAGGATTGAGAATGTGATGGAGAGCAATGACCCTGTTGAAGAAGGTATAAGGGCGGTTATCTCCATAGCCTTTGCCGGTGCACTTATCGCCTATGGTTCAGGTGTTGAGCCGATACTCGGCTCTTTTATGGCAGGCCTCATTTTTAGCTATGTCTTTAAGAGCAAGGGACGATTCGAGGACAAGATAAATGCCGTGGGTTTCGGTTTTTTTACTCCGTTTTTCTTTATCGGTGTCGGTGCTGACTTTGATCCGGGATTGCTGAAATCCCTTCAGGGTATCTCTTTTTCGCTGTTCCTGACGTTGATGGTCTTTGTGAGCAACGCCTTTCCACTGTTTCTTGCACGTTTCATGGGACTGGGCAGTCTTGAGGCCCTGGGTATGTCCTTAATCCTTTCCGCTCCGCTTTCAATGATTGTTGTGGCAGGCACTCTCGGTGTTAGGATGGGGCTGCTGACGCCCGAGATGAACGGCTCCCTTATCCTTACAGCCATAATCTCGAGTATAATCTACCCCTCACTTTTCAGGGCAGTGAGCAGGAGGATGAGTCCTTCCCCTAAACCCCTTCAACCGATGTGA
- the thiE gene encoding thiamine phosphate synthase → MFSTMKVDFSLYLITDGRQMKTPFYEGIEDALKGGVKALQLREKDFSVRRLYVMACKLREITSRYGARLFVNDRLDVALSVEADGVHLAGTSFPPRAVRKITGGKMLIGVSTHTLEEAIDAERDGADFITFGPVYATPSKKKYGPPVGIEKLKEVTERVSIPVFGLGGIKIERVPDVIKSGARGVALISAILSSDNIEEETAKLITSVEGV, encoded by the coding sequence TTGTTTAGTACAATGAAGGTTGATTTCAGTCTCTACCTTATAACGGACGGAAGGCAGATGAAGACGCCTTTTTATGAGGGGATCGAAGATGCACTTAAAGGGGGAGTAAAGGCCCTTCAGTTAAGGGAAAAGGACTTTTCCGTGAGACGACTGTATGTGATGGCATGTAAACTTCGGGAGATCACTTCCCGTTATGGAGCGAGGCTCTTTGTCAATGACAGGCTGGATGTAGCACTGTCGGTTGAGGCAGACGGGGTTCACCTTGCAGGGACGAGCTTCCCCCCACGGGCTGTCCGGAAAATCACCGGAGGAAAAATGCTCATTGGCGTATCCACTCACACACTTGAAGAGGCCATCGATGCTGAAAGGGACGGGGCTGATTTTATAACCTTTGGCCCTGTATATGCGACACCTTCAAAGAAAAAATATGGCCCGCCTGTGGGTATCGAAAAGCTGAAGGAAGTGACTGAAAGGGTCTCTATTCCTGTTTTTGGACTTGGGGGAATAAAGATTGAGAGGGTACCGGATGTGATTAAATCAGGTGCACGGGGAGTAGCACTCATCTCTGCCATCCTGTCATCCGACAATATAGAGGAAGAAACTGCAAAACTTATCACATCGGTTGAAGGGGTTTAG
- a CDS encoding SLBB domain-containing protein: MLPVEEPSEKPSEFEEYISGKVSLTVSTNLKQFGYDLFRRPPSTFAPVGNVPVGPGYVIGPGDEIKVSIWGMVEGQWDLVVDRDGNISIPKIGTFGVSGLKFSELRRLLHKQFSKYYTGFEMNVSMGSLRTIRVYVVGNARSPGAYTLSSLSTLINALFEAGGPSKTGTMRDIQVKRNGKTVVHLDMYDFLLKGDKTRDIRLMPEDVIFIQPVGPLVAIAGSVNNPAIYELKGKTTIAQLIDMAGGLNDVAFKGRVQIERIIDNSRQTVFESDLQKIRDKDIAVQAGDVVKIFQVVKDERIVRLAGAVQREGEYGFSPAMTVRELISMAGGLKYYAYDKEAELTRIHITSEGPITEKILINLEKALTGDPDSNIPLQQNDYLFVRAIPEWRLYQTVVIEGEVRFPGTYTIKKGERLSSLIERAGGFTGKAFLKGAVFTRKRVEALQQKQIEEMIDRLERELLSTGTARVATAASSKEARLMQMETEQKRQFIAKLRTVRAKGRVAIQLELPDKLRGTLYDIELEDSDSIYIPTDPQTVQVIGSVYNQTAFIYENGRNAKYYISLAGGYTENADGGNVYILKANGSAMKVSRGFLGLSWNSEYSRWDVGAGQVESGDTIVVPEKLERIAWMRNIKDITQILYQIAVTSGVLIATF; the protein is encoded by the coding sequence GTGCTCCCTGTAGAAGAACCTTCAGAGAAGCCTTCAGAGTTTGAGGAGTATATTTCAGGAAAGGTTTCCCTGACGGTTTCGACCAATCTCAAGCAGTTTGGTTACGACCTTTTCAGGAGACCCCCATCAACATTTGCTCCTGTCGGGAACGTGCCTGTTGGTCCTGGTTATGTTATCGGTCCCGGTGATGAGATAAAGGTGTCTATCTGGGGGATGGTGGAAGGACAGTGGGATCTTGTGGTAGACAGAGATGGGAATATAAGCATTCCCAAAATTGGAACTTTTGGCGTTTCAGGTCTAAAATTCAGTGAATTAAGAAGGCTTTTACATAAGCAGTTTTCCAAATACTATACAGGGTTTGAGATGAATGTGAGCATGGGTTCACTGAGAACCATCAGGGTGTACGTAGTCGGTAATGCCCGGAGTCCAGGCGCATATACGCTATCTTCGCTTTCCACTCTCATAAATGCACTGTTTGAGGCCGGCGGGCCCAGCAAAACAGGGACAATGAGGGATATACAGGTAAAGCGAAACGGTAAGACCGTAGTCCATTTGGATATGTATGATTTCCTGTTGAAGGGCGACAAAACAAGGGACATAAGGTTAATGCCGGAGGACGTGATATTCATACAACCGGTTGGACCCCTTGTTGCCATTGCAGGTAGTGTTAACAATCCTGCCATATACGAGCTGAAAGGTAAGACCACCATCGCTCAGTTGATAGATATGGCGGGAGGATTAAATGACGTTGCCTTTAAAGGCAGGGTGCAAATAGAGCGGATTATTGATAACAGCCGGCAAACAGTGTTTGAATCCGACCTGCAGAAGATACGGGATAAAGATATTGCAGTGCAGGCAGGGGATGTGGTAAAGATATTTCAGGTCGTTAAAGACGAGAGAATAGTGAGGCTTGCCGGTGCGGTACAGAGGGAAGGCGAGTATGGGTTCAGCCCGGCAATGACCGTCAGGGAGCTAATCTCAATGGCGGGAGGGCTTAAGTATTATGCATATGACAAGGAAGCCGAGCTGACAAGGATACATATTACCAGTGAAGGACCAATTACCGAGAAGATACTGATCAACCTTGAGAAGGCCCTGACAGGGGATCCCGACAGCAATATCCCTTTGCAACAGAACGACTATCTGTTTGTCCGCGCCATACCCGAGTGGAGGCTTTACCAGACAGTGGTGATTGAGGGGGAGGTCAGGTTCCCGGGTACATATACCATCAAAAAGGGCGAGAGACTTTCATCCCTGATAGAGAGGGCCGGAGGTTTTACCGGCAAGGCGTTTCTGAAGGGAGCGGTATTTACAAGAAAACGTGTTGAGGCATTACAACAGAAACAGATTGAGGAGATGATAGACAGGCTTGAAAGAGAACTTCTGAGTACGGGGACGGCACGGGTAGCTACAGCAGCTTCTTCAAAAGAGGCGAGATTGATGCAAATGGAGACAGAGCAGAAGAGACAATTTATTGCAAAGCTCAGAACTGTAAGGGCAAAGGGAAGGGTGGCAATCCAGTTGGAGTTGCCGGATAAACTCAGAGGAACACTTTATGATATAGAGCTTGAAGACAGTGATTCAATCTATATTCCTACAGATCCACAGACAGTGCAGGTAATTGGTTCCGTATATAATCAGACGGCTTTTATTTATGAAAATGGAAGGAATGCCAAGTATTATATATCCCTTGCAGGTGGTTATACGGAGAATGCCGATGGTGGAAATGTATATATACTCAAGGCCAATGGCTCTGCAATGAAGGTGAGTAGAGGGTTCCTGGGTCTTTCATGGAACAGTGAATACTCAAGATGGGATGTTGGGGCAGGACAGGTGGAGTCGGGTGACACAATAGTTGTGCCTGAGAAGCTTGAGAGAATAGCATGGATGCGCAATATTAAGGATATTACCCAGATTCTGTACCAGATTGCCGTAACCTCTGGAGTACTGATTGCAACATTTTAA
- a CDS encoding UDP-glucuronic acid decarboxylase family protein: MRHYDSVKRILVTGGAGFLGSHLCERLLSEGHEVICLDNFYTGRKENIAHLMNNPYFETLRHDICFPLYIEVDQIYNLACPASPIHYQFDPVQTTKTSVIGAINMLGLAKRLRIKILQASTSEVYGDPEIHPQPETYWGNVNPIGFRACYDEGKRCAETLFFDYHRQHKLSIKVARIFNTSGPRMHPNDGRVVSNFIMQALRGEDLTVYGDGSQTRSFCYVDDLVGGLMKLMNSPDDFTGPVNLGNPAEFSILELAEKIIKLTGSESRICFKELPADDPRQRQPDISLAKEKLNWEPSVQMEEGLKRTIKYFKDLIAGDVE; encoded by the coding sequence ATGAGACATTATGATTCGGTAAAACGTATTCTTGTTACCGGTGGCGCCGGTTTCCTTGGATCACACCTTTGCGAAAGACTTTTGAGCGAGGGTCATGAAGTTATCTGTTTGGACAACTTCTATACGGGTCGCAAGGAAAATATTGCTCATCTTATGAACAACCCTTATTTTGAGACATTGCGTCATGACATATGTTTTCCCCTCTACATCGAGGTGGATCAAATTTACAACCTTGCCTGTCCTGCATCGCCGATACACTACCAGTTTGATCCTGTTCAGACAACAAAAACATCTGTGATCGGCGCTATTAATATGCTTGGCCTTGCAAAGAGGCTCAGGATAAAGATCCTTCAGGCCTCAACCAGTGAAGTATATGGAGACCCTGAAATTCATCCACAGCCCGAGACCTATTGGGGAAATGTAAATCCCATCGGATTCAGGGCCTGTTATGATGAGGGAAAACGATGTGCTGAGACACTCTTTTTTGACTATCACCGCCAGCACAAGCTCAGTATAAAAGTAGCGAGAATATTTAATACCAGCGGGCCGAGGATGCATCCTAATGATGGCCGTGTTGTAAGTAATTTTATAATGCAGGCTTTACGGGGAGAGGACCTGACGGTTTATGGCGACGGAAGTCAGACGAGGAGCTTCTGCTACGTTGATGACCTTGTAGGGGGGTTGATGAAACTCATGAACAGTCCTGACGATTTTACCGGACCTGTAAATCTTGGTAATCCTGCGGAGTTTTCCATACTTGAACTTGCAGAAAAGATAATTAAGCTGACTGGATCAGAGTCAAGGATATGCTTTAAAGAGTTGCCTGCAGATGACCCCAGGCAGAGACAGCCTGATATAAGTCTGGCAAAAGAAAAACTGAATTGGGAGCCCTCTGTCCAGATGGAAGAAGGATTAAAGAGGACTATTAAGTATTTTAAAGATCTCATAGCAGGAGATGTAGAGTGA
- the galE gene encoding UDP-glucose 4-epimerase GalE, which produces MILIAGGAGYIGSHINKLLNERGYKTVVFDSLIYGHREFVKWGEFVLGDLSDIEQIRLAFKEYPVSAVMYFAAFAYVGESVEDPQKYYINNVANTLNILKVMKEFNVDCFIFSSTCATYGNPVEVPITEDHPQNPINPYGRSKLMVEKILSDYSSAYGLKNVALRYFNAAGADPEQEIGEWHDPETHLIPLVLDAAIGRRENIKVFGTDYATPDKTCIRDYIHVTDLADAHILALEYLLNGGKSDVFNLGNGSGFSVKDVIETAREVTGREIVDIASPRRAGDPAVLVGSARKTNEVLGWQPKYSELRKIIETAWDWHQKLNRGFHERKDK; this is translated from the coding sequence GTGATACTCATAGCGGGTGGTGCCGGGTATATCGGGTCTCATATCAACAAACTTCTGAATGAAAGGGGCTACAAGACCGTGGTATTTGATAGTTTGATCTATGGTCACAGGGAGTTTGTCAAATGGGGAGAGTTTGTCCTGGGAGACCTGTCTGATATCGAACAGATCAGGCTGGCCTTTAAGGAATATCCTGTCAGTGCTGTAATGTATTTTGCAGCATTTGCGTATGTTGGAGAATCAGTTGAAGATCCGCAAAAGTACTACATAAATAATGTAGCCAATACTTTGAATATTTTAAAGGTGATGAAGGAGTTTAATGTAGACTGCTTTATTTTTTCATCAACCTGTGCTACCTATGGCAATCCTGTAGAGGTGCCCATAACTGAAGACCACCCCCAAAATCCCATAAATCCGTACGGACGGAGTAAATTGATGGTTGAAAAGATACTGTCTGATTACAGTAGTGCCTACGGATTGAAAAATGTTGCCCTGAGATACTTTAATGCCGCCGGAGCTGATCCTGAGCAGGAGATTGGCGAATGGCATGACCCTGAAACCCATTTGATCCCGCTGGTTCTGGATGCAGCTATTGGCCGAAGGGAGAATATAAAGGTTTTTGGAACGGATTATGCTACGCCTGATAAGACATGTATAAGAGATTACATACATGTCACCGACCTGGCAGATGCACATATATTGGCATTGGAGTACCTGTTAAACGGAGGAAAGAGCGATGTTTTTAACCTTGGAAATGGTAGCGGGTTTTCAGTAAAAGATGTAATAGAGACTGCAAGAGAGGTAACCGGAAGAGAGATTGTGGATATTGCTTCACCGAGAAGGGCTGGGGACCCTGCAGTGCTTGTAGGCAGCGCCCGAAAAACCAACGAGGTTTTAGGATGGCAACCAAAATACTCTGAATTGCGAAAAATAATAGAGACTGCCTGGGATTGGCACCAGAAACTCAATAGAGGATTTCATGAAAGAAAGGACAAATAG
- the glf gene encoding UDP-galactopyranose mutase codes for MDKMYLIVGSGLAGCVLAERIANVLKKEVLVVERRDHIAGNIYDFKDSEGIYIHKYGPHAFHTADKKVWDYLSQFTEWYPYFHKVRAIVDGLEIPLPFNLNALYKAFPPGLASKLENKLIDTFGYNVKIPILKLKEFDDKELQFLSNYIYEKVFLGYTLKQWGLTPENLYPSVTARVPVYISRDDRYFQDKYQGIPESGYTSVIEKMLDNSRIRVELNTDFREVKDSVKFEKLVYTGCIDEFFDFRFGELSYRSLDFNFKSYDKEFFQSVAQINYPENYDYTRITEYKHFLNTESKKTTVAYEYPQEYKTGDNDPYYPVPNDENSNIYMKYKEEAEKLKDVTFIGRLAEYKYYNMDQIISRALKTFEESFYE; via the coding sequence ATAGATAAAATGTATCTGATAGTGGGGTCGGGGCTGGCGGGTTGCGTACTGGCTGAAAGGATCGCTAATGTTCTAAAAAAAGAGGTCCTGGTTGTTGAAAGAAGAGACCATATAGCCGGTAATATCTATGATTTTAAAGACAGCGAAGGGATATATATACATAAATATGGCCCGCATGCTTTTCATACTGCTGATAAAAAGGTCTGGGACTATCTGAGTCAATTCACGGAGTGGTATCCGTATTTTCATAAAGTCAGGGCAATAGTTGACGGTCTTGAAATACCGTTGCCTTTTAACCTGAATGCCCTTTATAAAGCCTTTCCGCCTGGACTGGCTTCTAAATTAGAGAATAAACTGATTGATACCTTTGGTTACAATGTGAAAATTCCGATTCTTAAATTAAAGGAATTCGATGATAAGGAGTTGCAGTTCCTTTCAAATTATATTTATGAGAAAGTCTTTCTCGGATACACTTTAAAGCAGTGGGGCTTAACACCTGAAAATCTTTATCCATCTGTTACTGCAAGAGTGCCTGTTTATATCAGCAGGGATGACAGGTATTTTCAGGATAAATATCAGGGAATACCTGAAAGTGGGTATACAAGCGTGATAGAAAAGATGCTGGACAACTCCCGTATAAGGGTGGAACTGAATACGGATTTCAGGGAAGTTAAAGATTCTGTAAAATTTGAGAAGCTTGTATACACCGGCTGCATTGATGAGTTTTTCGACTTCAGGTTTGGAGAACTTTCATACAGGAGTCTGGATTTTAACTTTAAATCATATGATAAGGAGTTCTTTCAGTCAGTAGCACAAATAAATTATCCCGAAAATTATGATTATACGAGAATTACAGAATATAAACATTTCCTGAATACGGAAAGCAAAAAAACAACAGTTGCATATGAGTATCCTCAGGAATACAAGACCGGTGACAATGACCCGTACTATCCCGTTCCAAATGATGAAAATAGTAATATTTACATGAAATACAAGGAAGAAGCTGAAAAACTAAAGGATGTGACCTTCATTGGACGGCTGGCAGAATATAAATATTATAACATGGACCAGATAATTTCAAGAGCCTTGAAGACATTTGAGGAGTCTTTTTATGAATGA
- a CDS encoding glycosyltransferase, with protein MNETELPLLTVNILAYNRKDDLRTTLQELSGNIDYPKEKIEIIVNDNASGDGTAEMVREEFPGVKLIKIPENVGIAGWNYGFVNGTGKYFLVLDDDSHPVEGVKDAVVFLEENKDIGILACQIIGGAFTTGRRTHLQDWIGFIGAGAIIRREVIDRVGGYADWMFLYSHEWEYGLRVLDAGFGIKYFEKCVVNHRASTMHRSFKRLRTFTTRNELAIVYLYFPWKKIPSLFLRTLYWNMRTFRKDGIANIWYAANGSLLFLKLLPRIRNRRKVVNEKIQEVYIASFWSTQPVFQSLQKKVKSLIRGAK; from the coding sequence ATGAATGAAACGGAGTTGCCATTATTAACGGTCAATATTCTTGCATATAACAGGAAAGATGATCTAAGGACAACATTGCAGGAGCTTTCAGGTAACATTGATTATCCAAAAGAGAAGATAGAGATTATTGTCAATGACAATGCCTCAGGTGATGGAACCGCTGAGATGGTCAGGGAGGAGTTTCCCGGTGTCAAGCTCATAAAGATACCTGAGAATGTAGGTATTGCAGGCTGGAATTATGGTTTTGTCAATGGGACAGGAAAGTATTTTCTTGTCCTGGACGATGATTCGCACCCTGTTGAAGGGGTGAAGGATGCCGTTGTTTTTCTGGAGGAGAACAAGGATATTGGCATATTGGCGTGTCAGATAATAGGAGGTGCGTTTACAACGGGCAGGCGCACGCATTTGCAGGACTGGATAGGGTTTATAGGGGCCGGGGCAATAATCAGAAGAGAAGTGATAGACAGGGTAGGTGGTTATGCAGACTGGATGTTCCTCTACTCCCATGAATGGGAATATGGACTCAGGGTGCTGGATGCTGGATTCGGGATTAAATACTTTGAAAAATGTGTTGTCAATCACCGTGCTTCAACAATGCACAGGAGTTTTAAGAGATTAAGAACTTTTACTACGAGGAATGAATTGGCTATAGTCTACCTGTATTTTCCCTGGAAAAAAATACCTTCATTGTTTCTCCGAACCTTATACTGGAATATGCGGACATTCAGAAAGGACGGGATTGCCAATATCTGGTATGCTGCAAATGGATCCCTGCTGTTTCTAAAACTCCTGCCCAGGATCAGGAACAGGAGGAAGGTTGTAAATGAAAAAATACAGGAAGTTTACATTGCAAGTTTCTGGTCCACGCAGCCTGTCTTTCAGAGTCTGCAAAAAAAGGTAAAATCTCTTATCAGGGGTGCTAAATAG